A stretch of Gadus chalcogrammus isolate NIFS_2021 chromosome 9, NIFS_Gcha_1.0, whole genome shotgun sequence DNA encodes these proteins:
- the LOC130389529 gene encoding CD81 antigen-like, with product MVVAGCTRCIKYMLFFFNFVFWLAGGVILAVALWLRHDSKTSNLLIQQFEGHQAPSTFYISVYILIAVGAVMMFVGFLGCYGAIQESQCLLGTFFFFLIMLFACEVAAGIWGFMNRDTISKEMINFYDSAYIKAVDITGSPNKDSAIKVLHVFHSTLECCGKGDDGPLFKQVTGTLCPKLTAKDLLESQSCHVKLIDLFSEKLYLIGLAALAVACIMIFEMIFTMVLCCGIRNSPPY from the exons ATGGTCGTGGCAGGCTGTACCCGGTGCATCAAATACATGCTATTCTTCTTTAATTTTGTTTTTTGG CTGGCTGGAGGGGTCATCCTAGCTGTGGCGTTGTGGCTTCGCCATGACAGTAAAACCAGTAACCTGCTAATCCAGCAGTTTGAAGGTCACCAGGCCCCCAGCACCTTCTACATCA GCGTGTACATCCTGATCGCTGTGGGGGCGGTGATGATGTTTGTCGGCTTCCTTGGTTGCTATGGTGCCATCCAGGAATCTCAGTGTCTCCTCGGTACG ttcttcttcttcttgataATGCTGTTTGCTTGTGAAGTGGCTGCTGGGATCTGGGGCTTTATGAACCGGGACACA ATCTCCAAAGAAATGATCAACTTCTACGACTCTGCGTACATCAAGGCGGTGGACATCACGGGCAGCCCCAACAAAGACTCCGCCATCAAAGTGCTCCACGTGTTCCACTCCACG CTGGAGTGCTGTGGTAAGGGAGACGATGGACCCCTCTTCAAACAAGTCACAGGCACCCTGTGTCCAAAGCTGACCGCCAAGGACTTGCTCGAATCACAG AGCTGCCATGTGAAGCTGATCGACCTGTTCTCGGAGAAGCTCTACCTCATCGGCCTGGCGGCACTTGCGGTTGCCTGCATCATG ATCTTCGAGATGATCTTCACGATGGTGCTGTGCTGTGGGATCCGGAACAGCCCGCCTTActag